Below is a genomic region from Billgrantia tianxiuensis.
TCGTTTGGTTGGGGCTAGAACACCAGCACCTTGTCGGCCTGCTCGGTGGCTTCCGCCAGGGCATCCATGGTGCTGCGCTCGGCGCCCTCCACCACCTCCTCGTCGGTAAGCCCGCGGGCATCCATGCAGGTGCCACACAGCAGCACGCGTCCCTTGGTGGTGACCCGCTTGACCATGCGCTCGGCGTTGTAGAAGCCATCCGGGGTGTTCTGTCCCGCCTTGGCTCCGGACACGGCATCTCCCATCAGGAAGACGGTGACGTCGCCTTCGCGCTTCAGCAGCGCATGAGCCAGGCGCAAGCCGTTGTAGAGGCGTTCGGTACCGTAGGGAGGATCGTTGACGATGATGAGCGTCTTCATGGTGTTCCCTTGCTATCATTCAATGAATTGATAGAATAATGGATATAGATAACTTCACCTGTCAAGTGCACACTGTGCTGCCGACGCCCCTCGGAGAGACTCATGACCTCGCAACAGGACCTTCTCGATACGCTGGCCCAGGTCGCACGCGCCTTGGGTAATGGGCACCGCCTGGCGTTGCTGGAGCGCCTGGCCCAGGGTGACGCCGCAGTCGAAACCTTGGCCAACACCACCGATCTGACGATCGGCAATGCCTCCCAGCACCTGCAGCATCTGCGCCGGGCGGGGCTCGTCACGGCCCAGCGCTCCGGCAAGCAGATGATCTACCGCCTGACCGATGAGCGGATCGTCAACCTGCTGGGCCTGCTCAGGCAGGTGGCCGAGACCAACCTG
It encodes:
- a CDS encoding DsrE/DsrF/TusD sulfur relay family protein, which codes for MKTLIIVNDPPYGTERLYNGLRLAHALLKREGDVTVFLMGDAVSGAKAGQNTPDGFYNAERMVKRVTTKGRVLLCGTCMDARGLTDEEVVEGAERSTMDALAEATEQADKVLVF